A single Nocardioides bizhenqiangii DNA region contains:
- a CDS encoding helix-turn-helix domain-containing protein: MTDTPRDRLRELLDAVLDEDNRTLDDMAGDAYASPYHFNRLLSRNAYEAPVTMRRRVMLERAAWQIRQGMSVTDAAWEAGYESVEGFSRAFTRAFGHPPSAPADTHWLPAKNGIHFHPPMSLWVHTTEQPMNPLTGQLVEHDLDDTRQLLEIAKGLPDEEYRKERFPAHTVLRWDGEDSSIVNVLEHQVFTKEVWLAAIEGTDFPQERANDPATLLERHDAAAARWLGFVRDTESRGAWDDRLIDALCDPPESFQIGSVVAHVLTFAAHRRQLARQMLRGAGVDVDDGDPINWLRARRGEDRGDGADGA; this comes from the coding sequence ATGACCGACACCCCGCGCGACCGGCTGCGCGAGCTGCTCGATGCCGTGCTCGACGAGGACAACCGCACCCTCGACGACATGGCGGGCGACGCCTACGCGTCGCCGTACCACTTCAACCGGCTCCTCTCCCGCAACGCCTACGAGGCACCGGTGACGATGCGCCGCCGGGTGATGCTCGAACGGGCGGCGTGGCAGATCCGGCAGGGCATGAGCGTCACGGACGCGGCGTGGGAGGCGGGGTACGAGTCGGTCGAGGGCTTCAGCCGCGCCTTCACCCGGGCGTTCGGGCATCCGCCGAGCGCCCCCGCTGACACCCACTGGCTGCCGGCGAAGAACGGGATCCACTTCCACCCACCGATGTCGCTGTGGGTGCACACCACGGAGCAACCGATGAACCCACTGACCGGACAGCTCGTCGAGCACGACCTCGACGACACCCGCCAACTGCTCGAGATCGCCAAGGGCCTGCCCGACGAGGAGTACCGCAAGGAGCGCTTCCCCGCCCACACCGTGCTCCGCTGGGACGGCGAGGACTCCTCCATCGTCAACGTCCTCGAGCACCAGGTCTTCACCAAGGAGGTCTGGCTGGCCGCGATCGAGGGCACCGACTTCCCGCAGGAGAGGGCCAACGACCCGGCCACGCTGCTGGAGCGGCACGACGCTGCCGCCGCACGCTGGCTCGGCTTCGTCCGTGACACCGAGAGCCGCGGCGCCTGGGACGACCGGCTGATCGACGCGCTCTGCGACCCGCCGGAGAGCTTCCAGATTGGCAGCGTGGTCGCGCACGTGCTGACCTTCGCGGCGCACCGGCGCCAGCTGGCGCGGCAGATGCTGCGCGGCGCCGGCGTCGACGTCGACGACGGCGACCCGATCAACTGGCTCCGCGCCCGCCGCGGGGAGGACCGAGGAGACGGAGCAGACGGAGCATGA
- a CDS encoding dihydrofolate reductase family protein has product MTKLTYYTATTLDGYIADPDDSLEWLFRQDQDEKGPLNYDEFIKDIGAIVMGATTYEWVRAKHPDQWFYSMPSWVMTHRDLKPPVIEGVDADVRFASGSVREVYDAMVAAAGGKDLWVVGGGELVGQFADEGLLDEVITYIAPVTLGAGRPILPRRLDLELLEATQNKAFIAARYRYVGPLTEDRRPAAD; this is encoded by the coding sequence ATGACGAAGCTGACCTACTACACCGCCACCACCCTCGACGGCTACATCGCCGACCCCGACGACTCGCTCGAGTGGCTGTTCCGGCAGGACCAGGACGAGAAGGGCCCGCTCAACTACGACGAGTTCATCAAGGACATCGGCGCGATCGTCATGGGCGCGACGACGTACGAATGGGTCCGGGCGAAGCACCCCGACCAGTGGTTCTACTCGATGCCGTCGTGGGTGATGACCCATCGCGACCTGAAGCCGCCGGTCATCGAGGGCGTGGACGCCGACGTGCGGTTTGCGTCCGGCAGCGTCCGCGAGGTGTACGACGCGATGGTGGCTGCCGCGGGTGGCAAGGACCTGTGGGTGGTCGGTGGAGGCGAACTGGTCGGCCAGTTCGCCGACGAGGGGCTGCTCGACGAGGTGATCACCTACATCGCGCCGGTCACGCTGGGCGCCGGCCGGCCGATCCTCCCGCGCCGGCTCGACCTGGAGCTCCTCGAAGCCACCCAGAACAAGGCGTTCATCGCCGCCCGCTACCGCTACGTCGGGCCGCTCACCGAGGACCGTCGACCGGCCGCTGACTGA
- the ggt gene encoding gamma-glutamyltransferase, translating to MLRRTAALVACGALTTTLLTSQVADGSSPGATQVAVQRPAPPKDPVAVGRGGAVSSVDPYASRIGRGVLARGGNAVDAAVAMAAALGVTEPYSAGIGGGGYFVFYNAKTGRVTTIDGRETAPAAMEPDAFIDPATGEPYPFSPDLVTSGVSVGVPGTPATWATALRRWGTLSLRSALRPAAGLARDGFVVDRTFRLQTKENAARFRTFEPTFDLFLDDGLPVVGSRFRNPDLARTYERLGNQGTDWFYRGRLAAEIAATVQDPPLSGRTDLPAPPGSMTRADLAAYEALLQAPTRVGYRGYDVYGMAPSSSGGTTVGESLNILEQFDLGAMRRRDVLHHYLEATALAFADRGAYVGDPAYVDVPTEELLDDTFARERACLIDPDTAATKPVPPGDVSSYDGVCATPRDGATDRDTEGRSTTHLTVADRWGNVVAYTLTIEQTGGSGIVVPGRGFILNNELTDFSTVYDPDDPNRIQPGKRPRSSMSPTIVLREGRPVLALGSPGGSTIITTVLQVLVNRLDLGMTLPNAVAAPRASQRNTAAVTAEQAFIDTWGPVLEDYGHQLVVAGPPGTSRAEIGAVAAIELGRRGAMTAVAEPTRRGGGAAYVVRPAG from the coding sequence ATGCTCCGTCGTACCGCCGCGCTGGTTGCTTGCGGCGCCCTCACCACGACCCTGCTCACGTCTCAGGTCGCCGACGGCAGCAGCCCCGGCGCGACGCAGGTGGCCGTCCAACGGCCCGCGCCGCCGAAGGACCCCGTCGCGGTCGGGCGGGGCGGAGCAGTGAGCTCGGTCGACCCCTACGCCTCGCGGATCGGACGCGGCGTGCTGGCCCGCGGCGGCAACGCGGTCGACGCGGCGGTCGCGATGGCGGCAGCCCTCGGCGTGACCGAGCCCTACAGCGCAGGGATCGGCGGGGGCGGCTACTTCGTGTTCTACAACGCGAAGACCGGCCGGGTGACCACCATCGACGGCCGCGAGACCGCACCCGCGGCGATGGAGCCCGATGCGTTCATCGACCCCGCGACCGGCGAGCCGTACCCGTTCTCCCCGGACCTGGTCACCAGCGGCGTCTCCGTCGGTGTGCCCGGGACACCGGCGACCTGGGCGACGGCGCTCCGCCGGTGGGGCACGCTCTCACTGCGGTCGGCGCTCCGGCCCGCCGCCGGGCTGGCCCGCGACGGCTTCGTCGTCGACCGGACCTTCCGGCTCCAGACCAAGGAGAACGCGGCAAGGTTCCGCACCTTCGAGCCGACGTTCGACCTGTTCCTCGACGACGGCCTGCCGGTGGTCGGCAGCCGGTTCCGCAACCCCGACCTCGCCCGCACCTACGAGCGACTCGGCAACCAAGGGACCGACTGGTTCTACCGAGGTCGGCTGGCAGCGGAGATCGCGGCAACCGTCCAGGACCCGCCGCTGAGCGGCCGGACCGACCTGCCGGCACCGCCGGGAAGCATGACGAGAGCTGACCTCGCTGCGTACGAGGCGCTGCTGCAGGCGCCGACCCGGGTCGGCTACCGCGGCTACGACGTCTACGGCATGGCGCCGTCGTCTTCCGGCGGGACGACGGTCGGCGAGTCGCTCAACATCCTCGAGCAGTTCGACCTCGGCGCGATGCGGCGGCGGGACGTGCTCCACCACTACCTGGAGGCGACCGCGCTCGCGTTCGCCGACCGCGGTGCGTACGTCGGCGACCCGGCGTACGTCGACGTCCCGACCGAGGAGCTTCTCGACGACACCTTCGCCAGGGAGCGGGCCTGTCTCATCGACCCCGACACCGCCGCCACCAAGCCGGTCCCGCCCGGCGACGTGTCGTCGTACGACGGGGTCTGCGCAACGCCGCGTGACGGTGCGACCGATCGCGACACCGAGGGCCGGTCGACGACCCACCTGACGGTGGCCGACCGCTGGGGCAACGTGGTCGCCTACACGCTGACCATCGAGCAGACCGGGGGTTCGGGGATCGTGGTGCCGGGCCGCGGGTTCATCCTCAACAACGAGCTGACCGACTTCTCGACGGTCTACGACCCGGACGACCCCAACCGGATCCAGCCCGGCAAGCGGCCGCGCAGCTCGATGTCGCCGACGATCGTGCTGCGTGAGGGGCGCCCGGTGCTGGCGCTCGGATCGCCCGGCGGGTCGACCATCATCACCACCGTCCTCCAGGTGCTCGTCAACCGGCTGGACCTCGGCATGACGCTGCCCAACGCCGTGGCCGCGCCGCGCGCCTCCCAGCGCAACACTGCCGCCGTGACCGCCGAGCAGGCCTTCATCGACACGTGGGGCCCGGTGCTCGAGGACTACGGGCACCAGCTCGTGGTCGCGGGGCCACCCGGCACCAGCCGCGCGGAGATCGGGGCGGTGGCCGCGATCGAGCTCGGCCGGCGGGGGGCGATGACCGCCGTCGCCGAGCCGACGCGGCGGGGCGGTGGCGCGGCGTACGTCGTCCGCCCTGCCGGATGA